The genomic stretch ATCCACGCCAAGCGCGTCACCATCATGCCCAAGGACATCCAGCTGGCGCGCCGCATCCGCGGGGAGAGGGCGTAAATTCTTTTAAGCCGGTGATAGCATCTAGCCTTAAGCTCAAAGGCTGTTTTTAGAGCTAAGGTCCATCCCTTTTCTAATGAAAGGTTGCTGTGTACTTGGTTGAATTGTGAAAGATGCTGGAGGAAGCAAGTGATACAATTCTTTCATAAGATTAGTTGTGTGGCTCTGAAAAGAGTCGTTAAAGCATTCTTCTGCAGCCTGAATTCTTACTTCTTGGCGGCCACCGTATTGGGTTTGGCTGCTTTGGCCTTGGCCGCTTTCTCCTTTTTTGGGCTCTTGGCCACCTTCTTGGTGACGGTGGCCGTGGCGGGCTTCTTGGCCTTCTTCGGGGTCTTCTTGGCGCTCTTCTTGGGGGTGCCGGTCCCCGCTGCCTTCTTGGGCTTCTTGGCCGTCCCCGCCGCCCGCTTGGGCTTGGCCGCGCCCGCCTTCCTGGCCTTGGCCTCCCCGGAGGCCGCCTTCTTGTTGAGCTTGAAGGAGCCCGAGGCGCCGGTGCCCTTGGTCTGCACCAGGGTCCCCTTGCTCACCAGGCTCTTGAGGCCCAGCTTGATGCGGCTGTTGTTCTTCTCCACGTCGTAGCCGGCGGCCGCCAGCGCCTTCTTGAGCGCGGCCAAGGAGAGGCCGTTGCGCTCCTTGGACGCGGCCACCGCCTTGGTGATGAGCTCGGACACCGGGGGCCCGGACGCCTTGCGCTTGGCTGCGCCGGCGGACTTGCGGGCCTTCTTCACCGGCGTTTTCTgagcggggttgggggggggggcggggcgcggcagGAGCGGTCTTGGAGACGGTGGGTTTGGGGTCCTAAagctgaaaggagaaaataatattaatcgAGTCTAGGATTTGAGCTCCTGGCCcagtgtgcgtgcgtgtgtgcatgtgtgcgtgtgtgtgtatatatacaacaaAGACGCTGCGCGCTGATTGGCTCCGAGCTCAGTCCTCCAACATGATAGCAGCCTGGTGTCAGCTCTGACCTGGAATTGTGTTTGCTACAGTTGGGGAAagcaataataattaaaatttcctgGGGAGGAATCACGCTGATTACATTCTATAGCGAAGTGGGACCCCTTACGCTTTCACATTTTCCGGTTTTCATCATTTGGGTTTCAGCTCTTTTCAAAAGCCCCTGACACCCTGAGAGATTCACAGGTTAGAGAGACAACTtcttgattttcatttaaaatacaaattcatcGCTTTGTGCTTTTGATAACTTGCTCTCTAGGGTTATTCTATACATTCTTGGCTTCTCATACGTTCAACAGCTGCTTAGTAAGGGTTCAAAGGAACTATCAATGTAGCCAGCTCCAATAAACACCAGTGGGTTCTGAGTAGTCCAACTATGTCTCTCCTTAGAGAGACTTGATCCTTTTGTCAATATACAGGATGCATGTTTCAGCAACCATATTCCTATTAAATATGGTaaattattgtgaaaattatGGGGTTTTGGTCCCTTTACATGGTGGTGAGCAAAAGAACCCAGTCAAAAAAAATGATCTATCTGTAGTAATAGGAAGTAGAGAGAAAAACCTAAACAGAGTTCTAAATAAGCATTATCAAATTTATACTCCTGTAATTCAGCTTCTCCCTGGAGGAGAAGCCAAATCCCCACAAAGTCTACTAGAACTCCACAAACGGATTAGTGCTGAATTCAATCTTTCagtgcttattatttttaaggagttCTGGAAAGAAAGTTGTAGGAAGCTAGGATGCTCTGTTAGGCTCATCATTCCGAGGAGTGAATAGTGAGTGAAGGAGCAGAGAAACATCCACAATAATATATCATAATCATTTTGTGAGTGCTTATTTGCGGATAGTAAACGCTTTACATAAGTTTTCCCTTTGAAAATTCaatgctcgggatccctgggtggcgcagcggtttggcgcctgcctttggcccaaggcgcgatcctggagccctgggattgaatcccacgtcgggctcccggtgtatggagcctgcttctccctctgcctatgtctctgcctctctttctctcactctctgtgtgactatcataaataaattaaaaaaaaaagaaaaaagaaaattcaatgcTCTATGACTTAGACTTTCTTATacatttggaaaggaaaagaagcgAGTATAGCCCGCCCGAGGTCCTGTAGGTAGCACGGCGGCAGGCTGTGTCCAGAGCCACGTTCTAGGTCATGCCAAAGGCCGGAGCACCAGAACGTGGAGGCGGACACCGCGCTACCTGTAAGCTGTGCATGACTAAGTATACACTGAAGTCGCAGAGTGGAGACTCACAGCAGAACCAGGCTCTCCTCACTGTGGCATATGCTCAGCGGAGCCTTCAGTGTGGAACCTGACTTGACTGAAATGTTTAAGGCGATTCTGTCCGTTCCCTCCGCAGGGACCGGACAGCCTGCATCCCAGCCAGCCGCCCTCCGTAGGGACCGGACACCCATCGGTCGATAACACGAACAGAATCTTAGCAATACAGATGGGATTAGCTTCAAATTTTATTGAAAACCTCTCCTAGGGACGACAGCGAGGAGGATCTAAATATTTCTGCCCTTGTTTGGGAAATGTGAAGGACGAGGTCTTTGTGGAAAGCGTATGCATTGGTGCCCGGCACAGCGGGTGGCCGGCATAGCGGCTGCAAGTGCTGCAAGGCCATTGCACGGATCACATACTCGAGAGGATTTACGGAATCCCCTTCCCCCGGCACAGACTCCTGCTTGGGGCGCCCGGCCTTCCGGGTCTGCACAGTCTGAGCAAAGGCTAGAAGGGCGATGGGCGGGGACGGAGTGTGGATCCGCCCCTGCGCTTGCGGTTTTCAAACAGGTCCGTCACATTGTTATAAAAGTGCTGCGTGGCGGCAGCCGGTAGTGCCGTGCAGGCTCGGGAGGTTCTGGTGTGGTCATGTCTGGTCGCGGCAAGGGCGGGAAGGGTCTGGGCAAGGGCGGCGCCAAGCGCCACCGCAAGGTGCTGCGCGACAACATCCAGGGCATCACCAAGCCCGCCATCCGGCGGCTGGCCCGGCGCGGCGGCGTCAAGCGCATCTCGGGCCTCATCTACGAGGAGACCCGCGGGGTGCTCAAGGTGTTCCTGGAGAACGTGATCCGGGACGCCGTCACCTACACGGAGCACGCCAAGCGCAAGACGGTCACGGCCATGGACGTGGTCTACGCGCTCAAGCGCCAGGGCCGCACCCTCTACGGCTTCGGCGGCTGAGTTGTGAGTTCAGCTCCAGGAAATCCCAGTTTGCAACCAAAGGCCCTTTTCAGGGCCACCTATCTAGTCTACAGAAAGAGGTGCTCACTTTGACCAAATggatgctctttctttctttttatcacttTGTACTATCGCTGTGAATTTCTTACTTCGGCAGACTACACCTAGTTGGGTCTCCATTCGCCCAGGCAACTGCTCCCATTCTAAATTTGACCCCTTCATGCCTGTCCGTCGTGAGGCatcctggggggggaggggaggacctgTCCGCCTCTCCACTGAATTGCATCCAGAGGTTCTGATCTTCCTCCAAGACCACCTAATGTACACGTGCTATAGGTTCACTTAAAAGGTGCTTTAATCAAGTGCCTTCGTTTATTATCGGACAGGATCTTAGACTTCCGAGGTCCCTTCAGTTAACAGGTGATGGTTCTATGGTCTGCATGCAGCCTATCCTGACTGTGCGAGCCCAGGTTTTTAGGGTTTAAATCCCACCTTGCCTAGTATCAGCAGATTAGGGAAAAATTACGTTGGTTTTCTAGTGAGTTCCCGCTTTCTTGTTCTTAGGTTCTTTAAGCATGCCACAGACTGCCACTTTACCCCTGTATCCTTTGGTGTGATCCCAGTGTGGTTTTGTGGAGAGTCTTAGAGGTTCCTTGCTGTGTAGGctggcttccccccccccccccccccccgccccattaaGATTGTTCACTTGAACAGAATAAACTACATAGCTGGGCGGTGGCCTTGTAGCCTTAGGCAACATGTCCCAGCTTTCCTGGAACACAGGTAAGAATGTGGCTGAGAGCTGCAAAAGTCAGAAGTCACTCCCAGGTCTGGGCTTTCCCCTTTCCCACCAGGTAAGAAGGTGATCCAACAGTCCCTTGGCAGGGACATCAGGTCCCAGGGGATAGCAGAGCAATGACTTGAAGGGAAAAGGTCCTGGATTTATCAGGAGGAGCAGAGTTGCCCTTCAGAGGGGAACTGATCACGGTGGATCTGTCCTGTGTGACATGAATAACTCCTTAAAGTTAAAGCTTGAAAGTACGAACTGAATCTCACATGATTTGGGAGTAAATACAAGCAATGAGGAATTTATTTTCACCCTGATTCAGGAAGAAGTCATGAATTTTTCCTAAGGCTCACTGAAATGTCTTCCATTCACCCATCTGGGTAAATAACACTAACAAGGCCTCAGTACGTAGTAGTCTACTTTTTGAGCAAATCATAGGTTAAGTTTACAAGTTCCCAATATCATCTCaggtatatataaaatctatgaaACTGGAAGCCTTGTACAGAGAGAGATTTGTGCTTGTGTTGTCTTTGGttgagtcacttaacctctctgtgtctccgttgccccatctgtaaaatggggaaaacagTAGTATCGACCTTATAGGTTTGGGGTGAATAAAACCAAACCATTTTGTCCAGTGCATGGTGCACGGTAAGTGCtatatgttttctctttgattattattgctattactattatcattattgctCATGAAATTAGGCccagagaaaaagaaggggaCCTATAAATTATGAATACATGCTCTTAAAGTCCTGACCTGTCTCCTTCTGTCTTTGTGGTCTGCAGCAAATCACTAACCACTCTCCATCATAGGTAACGTGAGGGTAAGTTAATACTTCTGTGACACTGAGCAGGATAGTGGAGGATGATTAACATGACCATATTTGACTTTACATGTTTTCCTGAGAAGTTGTGAGTGAAACGGTGAACGATTTGTGGATGCAACCATAAAAACTCAATTCCAGTTTATTTAAGCAATGTAAAAAACTTTTGAAGGAGATGTTCTCCTACCACCCTGACAAAAGTGCTGAGCAGGCAGGACTTTCTGTTCTGTCCTGTTTTCTAGTTTCTAGGAAAGCAAATCTAACTGATCCAGCTGGAGAGGTGCCAGCATCAGTCATCCATGATGACCCAAGACAGAGAGGAACAACATAGTGCGGACACTTAAAGCCTAGGTAAGAGGGAATACTCCTGAAGCTGTCCCCCCGAAATCTGGGGGTAACTCTCTGTTACCTAGAATCCTAATTTCCAGTGAGATCCATTTATCATATGCAAAggtcattttcctcatctgataCACATCACCATAGGTTGGCCATGTCCTCTTTCCTGACATACTCTTTTCTTGACTTTTATGAGTCTATTCTCTTCATGCTCTTCCTCAGCATTTAGAATCTTTGGCTCCCTTCTTATTCTCTGAAGTTTGAGTCATTCCTTATTCTTTCTCCATGGGTAAATACCAGCGTTAATGTGTGCCAAGCACAGTAAAATTGCCActccaaatatttaaacatttctttgtaCAGTCCCAAAGTTGCCTCTGAATATCAGGTTCATATCTACAACTACTTACTTGACCCTCCAATGGAATGTTGATGGGGATTTAAAAATGGTCCTGTCCCAGTTTCTGAAACCTCAGCCTGTCCCATGGTTGGTGATCATTCATCCAAGAACTTCAGCCTCATCGTAGGCTGTGGGCAAGCACACAACCTGGAGGTGCACCATCTGGTCCCAACTCCATCCCCACACCTGGCTCATCCCTAGTCAACTAGACAGAGAGAATGGTTGTATGTGGATACTGTGGATGTTGAGAAGGATGATGTGAGCTGCCCTTTAAGGAGAGAGTCTGGCACAGTGTCTTCAACACCTGGAAAGTGCTCCATCAATGTCATCCACACTTTTCTTTACCCATGAGACTGTGTTCATCAATGAATTCTTGGGACTTTCTCGTCCATAGCACCTGTAATAATTTCACCAGGGTTATTGCAATAactcttccattctttcttctgcttgtttCTACCTCTAAACCCACAAATACCATTTTCCACACAGCACCCTGAGTGCTTTCAAATTCTAATAGTTTCTCTTGACACAATAATTACCTGGGTGCCTTCTTTGGCCCACAAAGCCCAACATTTTCAGGCACCCGTTTAACCCTCGGCCTTATGTCCTAACACCTGACCTTTGCTTACAAGTCtcccagcctctgagccaccctggatcCCTTCCACCCCTGAGCACAAAGTCATCCCTGCCCTAGGACTTTATTGTACCAACAGTCCCTTGCCCTGGACTACCTACCCCCTAGGTCATTGGTTTCCTCATTGGAAGCATCATCTCATCACTATCAGGGCACGGCACCTGTTTTATCTCAAATGATTTCATAGCAGTGAGAACTGCTATTTGAAATGATTGAGCTGAGGCATCAGTGTGATGATGATCTCTCCTCTCTTGGTCTCTTGTCCAACACTTCCTGCTGTAGCTTAATACCTCACACAGAGGAAATCAATATCTGACCAAATAAAGGAATTGCTTCAACTctcctctgatttttctttcctcatttttaaacaagattttatttgagagaaatcgAGAGCACAAGAGTGGGGTgggtgtagagggagaagcaggttcccctcagagcagggaacccaaatgtggggcttgaacccaggtccctgggatcataaccggaggtaaaggcagatgctgaactgacagagccacccaggcactcctgattTTCCTTTCCTCATATGTCATAAGCTCAACTTTACCATCagaaccccaccccccaccccccaccccaggaagggCTTTTGTTTGGCTTGTTCTCCATGTATCAGATGTTCTCAAAGCAGAGTAGCTACAAGCAACATTTGTATCTGTGGA from Canis aureus isolate CA01 chromosome 37, VMU_Caureus_v.1.0, whole genome shotgun sequence encodes the following:
- the LOC144306505 gene encoding histone H4, with the protein product MSGRGKGGKGLGKGGAKRHRKVLRDNIQGITKPAIRRLARRGGVKRISGLIYEETRGVLKVFLENVIRDAVTYTEHAKRKTVTAMDVVYALKRQGRTLYGFGG